A region from the Brassica napus cultivar Da-Ae chromosome C8, Da-Ae, whole genome shotgun sequence genome encodes:
- the LOC106380623 gene encoding protein DCL homolog, chloroplastic — protein MNLASVSSTPPVASTCFRCRRAFIFSFSPSPLSLYFPRDSAWPRVRSLRTESDGARIGDTESYGSELLRRPLNSSEEEESSEEGDEFVDWEDKILEVTVPLVGFVRMILHSGKYANQDRLSPEHERTIVQMLLPYHPEVEKKIGCGIDFIMVGHHPEFERSRCLFIVRKDGEVVDFSYWKCIKGLIKKKYPLYADSFILRHFRKRRQNR, from the exons ATGAACTTGGCTTCCGTTTCCTCGACGCCGCCAGTGGCTTCAACTTGTTTCCGTTGCCGACGagctttcatcttctccttctctccttcgcctctctctctctatttcccGCGTGACTCAGCATGGCCTCGAGTTCGCTCCCTGCGGACGGAATCGGACGGCGCTAGGATCGGTGACACGGAGTCGTACGGCTCGGAATTGCTTCGTCGGCCGCTCAATTCGTCTGAGGAAGAGGAAAGCTCCGAGGAAGGAGATGAGTTCGTGGATTGGGAAGATAAAATTCTGGAGGTTACGGTTCCTCTCGTTGGCTTCGTGAGGATGATTCTTCACTCCGGAAA ATACGCAAACCAGGATAGGCTAAGCCCTGAGCACGAAAGAACAATCGTCCAGATGCTGCTTCCTTATCACCCTGAAGTTGAGAAGAAGATCGGATGTGGAATAGACTTTATCATG GTTGGGCATCACCCAGAGTTTGAGAGATCTCGATGTTTGTTTATAGTTCGAAAAGATGGAGAAGTTGTTGACTTTTCGTATTGGAAATGCATCAAAGGTCTAATAAAGAAGAAGTATCCTCTCTACGCAGACAGTTTCATCCTCAGACATTTTCGCAAACGTAGGCAGAACAGGTGA